A section of the Veillonella criceti genome encodes:
- a CDS encoding Nramp family divalent metal transporter has protein sequence MFVSRIKEKLNTVHQQGMQVSEVFRYIGPGIIVTVGFIDPGNWAANLAAGAMFGYNLLWVVTLSTIMLILLQHNVAHLGIVTGRCLSECAYDALPRWLSSILLSTAGLAAAATALAEFIGAAIALKMLFGIPLFIGSILTAIICTGMLLTNSYSKLEKVIAGFVSLIALAYLAELSMVDVDWAASGLGWVNPTLPNESMLVILSILGAVIMPHNLFLHSEIIQSREFNKADPAVMQKRLRYEFLDTIFSMGIGWAINSAMIILAAATFFQQGIVVEELEQAQELLVPLIGPSAGVIFALALLFAGFASSATAGMAGASIFAGMFGESYDMKDFHSRIGLALTYVPALVLILFIQDSFKALLISQMFLSLQLPFTIFLQLYLTGSAKVMGAYKNKPSTAIMLWIIGIVVTGMNIYLLFEA, from the coding sequence ATGTTTGTGAGTCGTATTAAAGAGAAATTGAACACGGTCCATCAACAGGGCATGCAAGTGTCAGAAGTATTTCGATATATTGGACCTGGGATTATTGTAACGGTAGGATTTATTGATCCAGGTAACTGGGCGGCGAATTTAGCAGCTGGCGCTATGTTTGGCTATAATTTGTTGTGGGTGGTTACATTATCTACAATTATGCTAATTTTATTGCAACATAATGTGGCCCATTTAGGGATTGTAACAGGTCGTTGTTTATCGGAATGTGCGTATGATGCATTGCCACGGTGGCTGTCGAGTATTCTGTTGAGTACCGCTGGGTTAGCAGCGGCTGCTACGGCACTGGCAGAGTTTATTGGTGCTGCCATTGCGCTTAAAATGCTCTTTGGCATCCCTCTTTTTATAGGGTCGATTCTGACAGCGATTATTTGCACGGGTATGCTCTTAACAAATTCGTATAGTAAGCTTGAAAAAGTTATAGCTGGGTTTGTATCACTCATTGCATTGGCCTATTTGGCTGAGTTGTCTATGGTAGATGTTGACTGGGCAGCATCTGGCCTTGGGTGGGTAAATCCAACATTACCTAATGAATCCATGCTTGTTATTTTGAGTATTTTAGGGGCTGTTATTATGCCTCATAATTTATTTCTTCATTCTGAAATTATTCAGAGCCGTGAATTTAATAAAGCAGACCCTGCTGTTATGCAAAAACGTTTGCGGTATGAATTTTTAGATACGATTTTTTCTATGGGCATTGGTTGGGCTATTAATTCGGCGATGATTATTTTAGCAGCGGCTACATTTTTCCAACAGGGAATTGTAGTGGAAGAGCTAGAACAGGCTCAGGAATTATTAGTGCCCTTGATAGGTCCTTCGGCGGGGGTTATTTTTGCACTCGCTTTATTATTTGCTGGTTTTGCATCATCCGCAACCGCTGGTATGGCTGGCGCGAGTATTTTTGCTGGTATGTTTGGTGAATCTTATGATATGAAAGATTTTCACAGTCGTATAGGTTTAGCTTTGACCTATGTGCCGGCATTAGTTCTGATCTTGTTTATTCAAGATTCCTTTAAAGCGTTATTGATTTCACAGATGTTCTTGAGCTTACAGTTGCCATTTACTATTTTCTTGCAACTGTATTTAACTGGCTCTGCTAAAGTGATGGGGGCTTATAAAAATAAACCATCCACCGCGATTATGTTGTGGATTATTGGTATTGTTGTGACAGGTATGAACATTTATTTATTGTTTGAAGCGTAA
- a CDS encoding YaaA family protein: protein MKILLSPSKTKTLQGTPKAALFQAAMTDAIIDHLQTLTVSELGKALKLAEPKTEPLVAFYQNYRNEPSGTAIESYNGLAFKNLAWNQLSETAQAFGARHIYILSALYGLVSPLSPIKEYRLDLVDRIFQKTAPATGLLAGCKSLYELWKKPVTEALVKEDWLLNLASKEYYKLVDHPRMVTVEFLELKQGVWKQLSTSSKQMRGQLAHYMVAQEATSWHELPQQIGEFTRVTELPTSLHEPLLVEYRRHS, encoded by the coding sequence ATGAAAATACTCCTGTCTCCTAGTAAAACTAAGACTTTACAGGGCACACCAAAAGCTGCGTTATTTCAGGCAGCTATGACGGATGCTATTATTGATCATTTACAAACATTGACTGTTTCTGAGTTGGGCAAAGCTTTGAAATTAGCTGAACCTAAAACAGAGCCTTTAGTGGCATTTTATCAAAACTATAGAAACGAACCGTCGGGGACTGCGATTGAAAGTTATAATGGGTTAGCATTTAAGAACTTAGCTTGGAATCAATTAAGTGAAACCGCACAGGCTTTTGGTGCTCGTCACATCTACATTTTATCGGCGTTATATGGCTTGGTGAGTCCGTTAAGTCCTATAAAAGAATATCGTCTTGATTTGGTGGACCGCATATTTCAAAAAACTGCGCCTGCAACGGGCTTGCTAGCAGGTTGTAAGTCGTTATATGAGCTCTGGAAAAAGCCTGTTACGGAGGCGTTAGTTAAGGAAGATTGGCTACTTAATTTAGCCTCTAAAGAATATTATAAATTGGTAGACCATCCGCGTATGGTAACGGTGGAGTTTCTAGAATTAAAACAAGGTGTATGGAAACAGCTCAGTACATCGTCGAAACAGATGAGGGGGCAATTGGCCCATTATATGGTGGCGCAGGAAGCAACCTCTTGGCACGAATTACCACAGCAAATTGGTGAATTTACGCGTGTGACTGAATTACCAACGAGTTTGCATGAACCATTGCTTGTTGAATATCGACGCCATAGCTAA